A window of Gudongella oleilytica genomic DNA:
TACCTCCAGATCTTCTTTGATATCGTCGAGATCGTGTGCCCCTAAGGATATCATCTCCTCTATCGCAACCGCATTGCAAAGGTCCACCAAAGCATTTATAAGGGGAAGTTGACCTCCCTTTACTATCCTCTTATACATAGCCTCAACTGAAGCCATATATTTGTTTGGATTGATGCCTGCCTTGGTCATTATATCCCTGTATAATGACACATTCCTTAGGCCCCTGATTTCTTCAGCCTTTATGTTCGCCCTCATCTTTTCCTCTGCGTTTCTTAACCTGGCTTCGTCCTCGGGAGATGTCTCTGAATTCTTGATGTCTTCTCCAATAATGATCCCAAACCTTAGATTTGGATTGATTTCGAAAACTGCCTCATCAACCGTGTACTTCATTCAATCACTTCCTCATGTCGTTTTCCTATGATTATAGCACAGCTTTAAATAAATATCACATTGAAGCGTGCAAAAAACAAACCTGCGAATATTAGAGTCCTTTCTAACATTCGCAGGTGCGCTGAATTCATTAACATTTTCAGCGTTGTGACTTATCGTATGGTATCCCTTCGGCCTTTGGTGCTCTCGACCTCTTTGAAGTGAAGGCAAGTACGACCATCGTCGCCAGGTATGGAAGCATTTTGTAATAGGTTTGATTTATTCCTAAATCAGCAAGGAATGGAATAAGAGATACAGAATAAGCAAGTGTTCTAAGGAATGCAAAGAACATGGCAGCAAAGAAGATCCTTAAGGGTTTCCATTGGCCAAATATCATTACAGCTAGTGCAAGGAACCCAAAGCCCGCTACCCCTGAGTGACCGCTTACATTACCGTCCATTACGCCTACGGAGTAAAAAAATCCTCCAATACCACCTAAAATACCAGATAGACTAACGCCAGCATATCTCATTTTGTAAACGTTTATCCCCACTGAATCTGCTGCGTGAGGATGCTCTCCACATGCCATCAGTCTCAAGCCAAATCTTGTTTTGTACAGGAGTATGATTGAGATAACAAGAAAGACAAAGCCTATCATTACTGTCAAATATGTTCTTTGAAAAAACATTGGACCAATAACTGGAAGCTTTCCTAAAACTGGTATCTCTCTTATATAAAAATTCATATTCGTCGTTATACCATCGCTGTTAAAGAACATCTTTGAAAAAAGTAGTATGACCGCCGGTATCAGCATATTAAGCGATGTAC
This region includes:
- a CDS encoding ABC transporter permease codes for the protein MDTVYYLIQNMLPVGIPLLLVALGGMFSERSGVVNIALEGIMLFGAFFGALFVYFVQKSGLNPQTILLLGMIVAAIAGLIYSLLLSFASVTMKANQVITGTSLNMLIPAVILLFSKMFFNSDGITTNMNFYIREIPVLGKLPVIGPMFFQRTYLTVMIGFVFLVISIILLYKTRFGLRLMACGEHPHAADSVGINVYKMRYAGVSLSGILGGIGGFFYSVGVMDGNVSGHSGVAGFGFLALAVMIFGQWKPLRIFFAAMFFAFLRTLAYSVSLIPFLADLGINQTYYKMLPYLATMVVLAFTSKRSRAPKAEGIPYDKSQR
- a CDS encoding B3/4 domain-containing protein, with product MKYTVDEAVFEINPNLRFGIIIGEDIKNSETSPEDEARLRNAEEKMRANIKAEEIRGLRNVSLYRDIMTKAGINPNKYMASVEAMYKRIVKGGQLPLINALVDLCNAVAIEEMISLGAHDLDDIKEDLEVRFSRNGDVFLPFGETEYEDVDPGEMVFTSGNVVQTRKWLWRQSELGKTDLESNHLIFQLVGFGDNGDQSLYRALKSIEELVRNRFGGRFKTFVVDKDNRTIEF